Below is a genomic region from Methanophagales archaeon.
AAAAACATTTATTCGAGGAAATCCGTGTATAAAAGAGGCTTTGCTGTACGAGCAACTCGAATCCATGAAAGTGAGATGCGAAAGCTGTGAGAGGTTCTGCGAAATTGCCGCAGGCAACTCGGGATTCTGTAAAACACGGATGAATATTGATGGTAAACTCTACACCCTGGAATATGGCGATATCTCCTCTATAAGTGCTAATCCGATAGAGAAGAAACCTTTTTTCCATTTCTTCCCGGGCAGCAAGGCATTGACAGTAGGCAGTTACTCATGCAATTTCTCCTGCCCCTGGTGCCAGAACTGGACGATTAGCAAATCCGTTCCCAATCCTGCGAGATGTAATTATATCTCGCCTGAGGAACTCGTGCGAATGGCGAAAGAAAAGGGGTGCCATGGGACTTCTATATCCTTTAACGAACCCACTTTGCTTCTCGAATACTCGCTCGACGTCTTTGGACTCGCGAAAAAGGAGGGCTACTATAATACATACGTGACGAACGGCTACATGTGTGCTGAAGCGCTAAGGATGCTGGTGGAGCACGGGTTAGATGCAATGAATGTGGATGTAAAGGGCTGTGAAGAAGCGGTGAGGGAATATTGTGGCGCTGACGTGGAGCTCGTATGGCGGAATATAAAGGAAGCAAAGAGAAAGGGAGTTCATATTGAGATTACAACGCTCATTATACCGGGTGTGAACGATGATGAAGAATGTTTGAGGAGCATAGCTTCAAGAATCAGGAAAGACACCGGAGAAAACACTCCATGGCATGTAACGCAGTATTATCCAGCGTACAGGGCGCTTGAATTAGGTCTTTATAAAGGAAGAACACCTGTTGAGATACTGGAACGAGCATGGGAAATAGGGAAGGAAGAGGGTTTGAATTATGTTTACCTCGGCAATGTCCCCGGGCATCCTTATGAGAATACTTATTGTCCACGTTGCGGTGCAACGTTAATCAAGCGATATGGGTTTGACGTGGTTAGTTATCGCATAACGGCGGGAAATAGATGTCCCGAGTGCGGAAAGGCTATTGCAGTAAAAACCCGCGTTTAAGAAAAGTTTTTATCATTTATAAAAAACTTGATTGCCGTTATCCAGTAATAAAAGAAACCTCTACTAAAAAAACAACTTAATGGCGGGAATCCTGTTAGAAGCGCGTTTACATCGTCAACTTCGGGTAAGAATCCCATTCCCGTTTTGAAGACTTTGCAGGTTTCGGTCGTGTGTCCCTCTTTCATCGACTTGAAAGAGAAGATGTAAATGTAAACAGAGTATGCTATACAAATTTATTGTATACTAATATACAGGGCTGATGCCGATAGCCTTCTCTGTAGCATCTATCGTCACATCTATGAGCAATGATAGAGAAGGGTCATAGCAACGTTCGGTATTCCTCATCTCCTCCGCAGTCATGCCTGCGCGGATAGCTAATTCCAGCTCGTTTACTCGCTCTGCAACGGTAGATTCACCAACCATCTGCGCACCTATTAATTTATGTGTGTATGCCTCGAATAGGAGCTTCATTGTTAGTGGCTTCGCACCCGGGAAGTATCGTGCTTTTACAAGCTTCGTCGCCTCTCCACTCAATGTTTTTATACCCACCCTTGCAGCCAGTTCTGATGTCACGCCAACCGAGCCAACGAGCAAGCCCCCTATCTCTGCTACTGTTGGACTCAGACAAGGCTCACAGATAGAATATAATGATGGTTGAGCACTAATATCACTTAATATATTATCAGCAACGACCTTTGCCTGAACTACCACCGTAGATGCCAGCTGGCTCAGCCTCGGTCTGTGAGTAATAGCATCTATGACCTCAGTGCAATCACCAAGTGAGAAGACATCCTTGAGATAACTTCGTCCACTCTTCTTCTTCACATGCATCGCGCTGTCAGTAACAATCCCACCGCTCTCACCTGTTTCTATACCGGCGTCAGCAGCGAGTTTCGTATTCGGCTTCATCCCCCTTGCTATAACGACTATATCAGCCGGTAACTCCTTCGCTGAAGCTCCTTCGCCTATCACCACTGACTTCACTCGCCCCCCTTCTCCCTTAACCGCTGTTATCT
It encodes:
- a CDS encoding FAD-dependent oxidoreductase is translated as MVKKVVIIGGGIAGIYVLRNLLARRDDVAGGLDLTLIKRERSGWVSTCGLPFALRGWYEIKRTEINEPKFFLDQGVDFRTETEVTKLSPEDKTITLVTGEELKYDYLVIATGRSPSVPDAVAATELEGVYTFNNETDAERIEAAMEGAKNAFVRGRGIIGLQAAVAFATRGLKTTVLGGPPSLLPSSLDPDMGDMVKKWLEEQHGIRFILERKEITAVKGEGGRVKSVVIGEGASAKELPADIVVIARGMKPNTKLAADAGIETGESGGIVTDSAMHVKKKSGRSYLKDVFSLGDCTEVIDAITHRPRLSQLASTVVVQAKVVADNILSDISAQPSLYSICEPCLSPTVAEIGGLLVGSVGVTSELAARVGIKTLSGEATKLVKARYFPGAKPLTMKLLFEAYTHKLIGAQMVGESTVAERVNELELAIRAGMTAEEMRNTERCYDPSLSLLIDVTIDATEKAIGISPVY
- the amrS gene encoding AmmeMemoRadiSam system radical SAM enzyme, producing the protein MKVRCESCERFCEIAAGNSGFCKTRMNIDGKLYTLEYGDISSISANPIEKKPFFHFFPGSKALTVGSYSCNFSCPWCQNWTISKSVPNPARCNYISPEELVRMAKEKGCHGTSISFNEPTLLLEYSLDVFGLAKKEGYYNTYVTNGYMCAEALRMLVEHGLDAMNVDVKGCEEAVREYCGADVELVWRNIKEAKRKGVHIEITTLIIPGVNDDEECLRSIASRIRKDTGENTPWHVTQYYPAYRALELGLYKGRTPVEILERAWEIGKEEGLNYVYLGNVPGHPYENTYCPRCGATLIKRYGFDVVSYRITAGNRCPECGKAIAVKTRV